A single genomic interval of Rhizobium leguminosarum bv. trifolii WSM1325 harbors:
- a CDS encoding multi antimicrobial extrusion protein MatE (PFAM: multi antimicrobial extrusion protein MatE~KEGG: rec:RHECIAT_CH0001437 putative multidrug efflux protein, MatE family), producing the protein MTDLSEGNAFLTGWLPGVFIKTAAPIVAITTVNGLFTVVDAYFLGAYVGPDALSAVSLIFPGLMLLVALQSLVSNGMASILARRLGAGDRQGARRVFAGAHALALAVTLILNLVYWIVGRQIIDAGAAGNAAVADGAMLFMGAMIACAPISFFLSLHLDGLRCEGKIGFMTLVTLSASLLNIFANWLFMAVMHWGVLGSAAGSIASQCVCLAAVLAFRWRRPAALRPSPGLALAEWRGIVAFGAPMSLGFIGISLASAAILINISLWSEHDYVATVAAYGIITRIMTFTYLPLLGLSIALQTVAGNNHAAGLRLRVGRSLQIAMLAALVYCTLVEIIVELLAGRLGAVFVADPAIIAEVRRILPWTIGAYFLFGQMMILSSYFQSIGDAPRAAIFGLSRPYLLTLPLTFLLPFVFGEQGIWMVPVFAEAGMFILAFLVLSQNAKRRGWRYGLLSV; encoded by the coding sequence ATGACCGATCTTTCCGAAGGCAATGCCTTTCTCACCGGCTGGCTGCCGGGCGTCTTCATCAAAACGGCGGCACCGATCGTCGCGATCACCACCGTCAACGGCCTGTTCACCGTCGTCGACGCCTATTTCCTTGGCGCCTATGTCGGCCCGGATGCGCTCTCTGCCGTCAGCCTGATTTTTCCCGGTTTGATGCTGCTGGTCGCCCTGCAATCGCTGGTCTCGAACGGTATGGCGAGTATCCTCGCCCGCCGGCTCGGCGCCGGCGATCGTCAAGGCGCGCGTCGGGTGTTTGCCGGCGCGCATGCGCTAGCGCTCGCCGTCACCCTCATCCTCAATCTGGTCTACTGGATCGTTGGCCGACAGATCATCGATGCCGGTGCTGCCGGCAATGCTGCCGTGGCCGATGGCGCCATGCTGTTCATGGGCGCGATGATCGCCTGTGCGCCGATCAGCTTCTTCCTGTCGCTGCATCTCGACGGGCTGCGCTGCGAAGGCAAGATCGGTTTCATGACCTTGGTGACGCTGTCGGCCTCGCTGCTCAACATCTTCGCCAACTGGCTGTTCATGGCGGTGATGCATTGGGGCGTGCTCGGTTCGGCAGCCGGCTCCATCGCATCGCAATGCGTCTGTCTCGCAGCCGTGCTCGCCTTTCGCTGGCGCCGGCCGGCGGCACTAAGGCCGTCTCCGGGGTTGGCTCTTGCCGAATGGCGCGGCATCGTCGCCTTCGGCGCGCCGATGAGCCTCGGTTTCATCGGCATATCGCTGGCCTCGGCCGCCATTCTGATCAACATCTCTCTCTGGAGCGAACATGACTATGTCGCGACGGTGGCCGCCTACGGCATCATCACCCGGATCATGACCTTCACCTATCTGCCGCTGCTTGGTCTCAGCATCGCGCTGCAGACGGTCGCCGGCAACAATCACGCCGCCGGCCTCCGGCTCCGCGTCGGCCGCAGCCTGCAGATCGCCATGCTCGCCGCACTCGTCTATTGCACCCTGGTGGAGATCATCGTCGAGCTGCTGGCCGGCCGCCTCGGCGCCGTCTTCGTCGCCGATCCCGCGATCATTGCCGAGGTCAGGCGAATTCTGCCCTGGACGATCGGCGCCTATTTTCTCTTCGGGCAGATGATGATCCTGTCATCCTATTTCCAGTCGATCGGCGATGCGCCGCGTGCGGCGATCTTTGGCCTGTCGCGGCCCTATCTGCTCACCCTGCCGCTTACCTTCCTGCTACCCTTCGTCTTCGGCGAACAGGGGATCTGGATGGTGCCGGTCTTTGCCGAGGCAGGCATGTTCATCCTTGCCTTCCTGGTGCTGTCGCAGAACGCCAAACGCCGGGGCTGGCGGTACGGGCTTCTGTCCGTCTAA
- a CDS encoding conserved hypothetical protein (KEGG: mlo:msr3035 hypothetical protein), producing MKKTTCAACDCELGAETITVKLGGKTVEVCCQECAEALNEAEAATTAASSGKE from the coding sequence ATGAAGAAGACCACATGCGCCGCCTGCGACTGCGAACTCGGTGCGGAGACCATCACCGTCAAGCTCGGCGGCAAGACTGTCGAGGTCTGCTGCCAGGAATGCGCCGAGGCGCTGAATGAGGCGGAAGCCGCGACAACGGCCGCTTCGAGCGGCAAGGAATAG
- a CDS encoding transcriptional regulator, AraC family (PFAM: helix-turn-helix- domain containing protein AraC type~SMART: helix-turn-helix- domain containing protein AraC type~KEGG: ret:RHE_CH01340 transcriptional regulator protein), producing MSQFSTAPLLKTKTVTIRDIVCNGECRHKSDEECAHKTSLVYPYRGVFMRHVGRNDTVAEANQVLFFNAGQGYRISHPIEGGDACIDLAIDESMLEELTPKEQAQPGPPFAFRRQRRRIDPRAQALVALLRHGLSRNVAETLEAEILALTLVRRSLGERTSHAAGASAGRQKLVDRAKLVLSSDLARRWTLSEIATEVGVSPVYLTQVFQQVEATPLYRYQLRLRLARALDLLGQYEDLTALGLDLGFSSHSHFSASFKQTFGQTPAEFQRAAQLRR from the coding sequence ATGTCGCAGTTTTCAACAGCGCCGCTCCTGAAAACGAAGACGGTCACCATTCGTGACATCGTCTGCAATGGCGAATGCCGCCACAAGAGCGACGAGGAATGCGCTCACAAGACGAGCCTCGTCTATCCCTATCGCGGCGTATTCATGCGGCATGTCGGCCGCAATGATACGGTGGCCGAAGCCAATCAGGTTCTGTTCTTCAATGCCGGCCAGGGATACCGGATCAGCCACCCAATCGAGGGTGGCGATGCCTGCATCGATCTGGCGATCGACGAATCCATGCTCGAAGAGCTCACGCCGAAGGAGCAGGCGCAGCCCGGCCCGCCCTTTGCCTTTCGCCGCCAGCGCCGGCGGATCGATCCGCGCGCGCAGGCGCTGGTCGCCCTCCTGCGTCATGGTCTCAGCCGCAACGTCGCCGAAACGCTGGAAGCGGAAATATTGGCGCTGACGCTGGTGCGCCGCTCGCTCGGCGAGCGCACATCGCATGCGGCGGGCGCCAGCGCCGGCCGACAGAAGCTCGTCGACCGGGCAAAGCTGGTGCTCTCCTCCGATCTCGCGCGGCGCTGGACACTTTCGGAAATCGCCACCGAAGTGGGCGTCTCGCCCGTTTATCTCACCCAGGTCTTCCAGCAGGTCGAGGCGACGCCACTTTACCGCTACCAGCTGCGGCTGCGGCTTGCCCGCGCGCTCGATCTGCTTGGCCAATATGAGGATCTGACCGCGCTCGGTCTCGACCTCGGCTTTTCCAGCCACAGCCATTTCAGCGCTTCCTTCAAGCAGACTTTCGGGCAGACTCCGGCCGAATTCCAACGCGCGGCGCAGCTGCGGCGCTAG
- a CDS encoding protein of unknown function DUF1127 (PFAM: protein of unknown function DUF1127~KEGG: hypothetical protein) has product MHSSNSTISARNMRPGLFLAIVTAAQWLARKMNERRNCNALMELSDEQLKDIGLSRGQTESDVHVYSRC; this is encoded by the coding sequence ATGCATAGCTCGAATTCCACAATCTCGGCCCGCAATATGCGGCCCGGCCTGTTCCTTGCTATAGTCACCGCAGCACAGTGGCTGGCGCGCAAAATGAACGAACGGCGCAACTGCAATGCTCTGATGGAGCTGTCCGACGAGCAGTTGAAGGATATCGGCCTTTCCAGGGGGCAGACCGAAAGCGACGTCCATGTCTACAGTCGCTGCTGA
- a CDS encoding Myo-inositol catabolism IolB domain protein (PFAM: Myo-inositol catabolism IolB domain protein~KEGG: ret:RHE_CH01341 myo-inositol catabolism protein) encodes MPNLKVKPSGTYGRVTHVTPENAGWTYVGFDLHRMKPGETVSGETGDREVCLVWVTGKGKASAGTKDFGTLGGRMNPFEGAPHALYIPMESTWSVTAETDLELAVCSAPGGGTYQAKAIPPGTHPQVTRGKGTNVRYVNNIMPEDDSSAHSLLVVEVITPGGHTSSYPPHKHDQDDLPNESFLEETYYHRLNPPQGFAFQRVYTDDRSLDEAMALEDGDVTLVPKGYHPCAACHGYDLYYLNVMAGPQRIWKFHNAAEHEWLLKA; translated from the coding sequence ATGCCAAATCTCAAGGTGAAACCATCAGGCACGTATGGCCGCGTCACGCATGTCACCCCGGAAAACGCCGGCTGGACCTATGTCGGCTTCGATCTGCATCGGATGAAGCCGGGCGAGACCGTTTCGGGAGAGACGGGTGATCGCGAAGTCTGCCTCGTCTGGGTGACCGGCAAGGGCAAAGCGTCTGCCGGCACCAAGGATTTCGGCACGCTCGGCGGCCGCATGAACCCGTTCGAAGGTGCGCCGCATGCGCTCTACATCCCGATGGAATCGACGTGGTCGGTGACGGCGGAGACCGATCTGGAGCTCGCCGTCTGCTCCGCACCCGGCGGCGGCACCTATCAGGCAAAGGCCATCCCGCCCGGCACGCACCCGCAGGTGACGCGCGGCAAGGGCACGAATGTGCGCTATGTCAACAATATCATGCCGGAAGACGACAGCTCGGCGCATTCGCTGCTGGTCGTCGAGGTGATTACGCCCGGAGGCCACACCTCCTCCTATCCGCCGCACAAACACGACCAGGACGACCTGCCGAACGAGAGCTTCCTGGAAGAGACCTATTATCATCGGCTCAACCCGCCGCAGGGTTTCGCTTTCCAGCGCGTCTACACCGACGATCGCTCCCTTGACGAAGCGATGGCGCTCGAGGACGGCGACGTGACGCTGGTGCCGAAAGGCTATCACCCCTGCGCCGCCTGCCATGGTTACGACCTCTATTACCTCAACGTCATGGCCGGACCGCAGCGGATCTGGAAATTCCACAATGCCGCCGAGCACGAGTGGCTGCTGAAAGCGTAA
- a CDS encoding Myo-inosose-2 dehydratase (PFAM: Xylose isomerase domain protein TIM barrel~KEGG: iolE; myo-inositol catabolism protein; K03335 myo-inositol catabolism protein IolE) — MKAKLGMSPIAWWNDDLPELSDDVSLEECLRQSRGAGFTGMEKGRRFPDDPKVMLPILRAADVTLCGGWFSGTLVDEELAANKDRIAPMIELFKAVAAPCIVYGEVGRSIQGDRSKPLATKPRLSDDEMKAYAHRVTRFGEWCAEQGMPLSYHHHMAAVVETEPELNAFMRHSGEGIPLLLDAGHLAFAGGDVLRAIGNHHARINHVHVKDIRKPVVDGLDRSRQSFLDAVALGAFTVPGDGSLDFGAIVQRLADHGYEGWFVVEAEQDPRKAPPQKMAEIGNAELMRVMTAAGYTVETEGFPKG; from the coding sequence ATGAAGGCCAAACTCGGCATGTCGCCCATCGCCTGGTGGAACGACGATCTTCCTGAGCTCAGCGACGATGTGTCCCTGGAGGAATGCCTGCGGCAATCGCGCGGTGCCGGCTTTACCGGCATGGAAAAGGGCCGCCGCTTCCCCGACGATCCAAAGGTGATGCTGCCGATTCTCCGTGCAGCCGACGTCACGCTGTGCGGCGGCTGGTTCTCGGGCACGCTTGTTGACGAGGAGCTTGCCGCCAACAAGGACCGCATCGCGCCGATGATCGAACTGTTCAAGGCCGTCGCCGCGCCCTGCATCGTTTATGGCGAAGTCGGCCGTTCCATCCAGGGCGACCGCTCCAAGCCGCTCGCGACCAAGCCTCGCCTTTCCGATGACGAGATGAAGGCCTATGCGCACCGCGTCACCCGGTTCGGAGAATGGTGCGCCGAGCAGGGCATGCCGCTTTCCTATCACCATCACATGGCGGCCGTCGTCGAAACCGAGCCGGAACTCAACGCCTTCATGCGCCATTCGGGCGAAGGCATCCCGCTGCTGCTCGATGCCGGGCATCTCGCCTTTGCCGGCGGCGACGTGCTGCGCGCCATTGGGAACCACCACGCCCGCATCAACCATGTTCACGTCAAGGATATCCGCAAACCTGTGGTGGATGGACTGGATCGCAGCCGGCAGTCCTTCCTCGATGCGGTGGCACTTGGCGCCTTCACGGTGCCGGGCGACGGCTCGCTCGATTTCGGCGCCATCGTCCAGCGGCTGGCCGATCACGGCTATGAAGGCTGGTTCGTTGTCGAGGCCGAACAGGATCCGCGCAAGGCTCCGCCGCAGAAAATGGCCGAGATCGGTAACGCCGAGTTGATGCGCGTCATGACGGCTGCGGGCTATACCGTGGAAACGGAAGGCTTTCCTAAGGGATAG
- a CDS encoding thiamine pyrophosphate protein central region (PFAM: thiamine pyrophosphate protein central region; thiamine pyrophosphate protein domain protein TPP-binding; thiamine pyrophosphate protein TPP binding domain protein~KEGG: ret:RHE_CH01343 myo-inositol catabolism, acetolactate synthase protein): protein MGKTIRLTMAQAVTHFLKVQMTIVDGKKVPIFGGVWAIFGHGNVAGIGEALYQVRDELTTYRAHNEQGMAHAAIAYAKANFRTRFMACTSSIGPGALNMVTAAGVAHVNRIPVLFLPGDVFANRAPDPVLQQIEDFGDGTVSANDAFRSVSRYFDRITRPEQIIAALKRAMQVLTDPLDCGPVTLSLCQDVQAEAFDYPESLFDEKVWTTRRPQPDADELANAIALIKASQKPVIVAGGGVLYSQATKELTAFAEAHGLPVVVSQAGKSAINETHPLALGSVGVTGTSAANAIAEETDLVIAVGTRCQDFTTGSWALFKNDSLKMIGLNIAAYDAVKHDSYPLVTDAREGLKALSAGLSGWKAPAALTEKAAAEKKVWMEAAARAMATTNAALPSDAQVIGAVARTIGGENTTVLCAAGGLPGELHKLWPATAPGSYHMEYGFSCMGYEIAGGLGAKMARPERDVVVMVGDGSYMMMNSEIATSVMLGLKLNIVLLDNRGYGCINRLQMGTGGANFNNLLKDSYHEVMPEIDFRAHAESMGAIAVKVASIAELEQAIADSRKNDRTSVFVIDTDPLITTEAGGHWWDVAVPEVSPREEVNEARKGYVEARAAQRIG from the coding sequence ATGGGCAAGACGATACGGTTGACGATGGCGCAAGCCGTCACGCATTTCCTCAAGGTACAGATGACGATCGTCGACGGCAAGAAAGTGCCGATCTTCGGCGGCGTCTGGGCGATCTTCGGTCACGGCAACGTCGCCGGCATCGGCGAGGCGCTCTATCAGGTGCGCGATGAATTGACGACCTATCGCGCTCACAACGAACAGGGCATGGCGCATGCCGCGATCGCCTATGCCAAGGCGAATTTCCGCACGCGCTTCATGGCCTGCACGAGTTCGATCGGCCCCGGCGCGCTGAACATGGTGACGGCCGCCGGCGTGGCGCATGTCAATCGTATTCCCGTTCTCTTCCTGCCGGGCGACGTCTTCGCCAACCGCGCGCCGGATCCGGTGCTGCAGCAGATCGAGGATTTCGGCGACGGCACGGTTTCAGCCAATGATGCCTTCCGTTCGGTTTCGCGCTATTTCGACCGCATCACCCGGCCCGAGCAGATCATCGCGGCGCTGAAGCGCGCCATGCAGGTCCTGACCGACCCCTTGGATTGCGGCCCGGTGACATTGTCGCTCTGCCAGGACGTTCAGGCAGAAGCCTTCGATTATCCGGAAAGCCTGTTCGATGAAAAAGTCTGGACGACCCGCCGGCCGCAGCCGGATGCAGACGAGCTGGCGAATGCCATCGCGCTGATCAAGGCGTCGCAGAAGCCGGTGATCGTTGCCGGCGGCGGCGTGCTTTATTCGCAGGCGACGAAGGAGCTTACCGCCTTTGCCGAGGCCCACGGCCTTCCCGTCGTCGTCAGCCAGGCCGGCAAGTCGGCGATCAACGAGACCCACCCGCTGGCACTCGGCTCGGTCGGCGTCACCGGCACGTCGGCGGCGAATGCGATCGCCGAAGAGACGGATCTCGTTATCGCCGTCGGCACGCGCTGCCAGGATTTCACTACCGGCTCCTGGGCGCTGTTCAAGAATGACAGCCTGAAGATGATCGGCCTCAATATCGCCGCCTATGACGCGGTGAAGCACGACAGCTATCCGCTGGTGACAGACGCCCGCGAAGGGCTGAAGGCGCTTTCGGCCGGACTTTCGGGCTGGAAGGCGCCGGCCGCCCTCACCGAGAAGGCGGCTGCGGAAAAGAAGGTCTGGATGGAGGCTGCGGCCAGGGCAATGGCCACGACCAATGCCGCCCTGCCCTCCGATGCGCAGGTGATCGGCGCGGTGGCGCGCACGATCGGCGGTGAGAATACGACGGTGCTTTGCGCTGCCGGCGGCCTTCCCGGTGAATTGCACAAGCTCTGGCCGGCGACGGCGCCGGGCAGCTATCACATGGAATACGGCTTTTCCTGCATGGGCTACGAGATCGCCGGCGGGCTTGGCGCCAAGATGGCGCGTCCCGAACGGGATGTGGTCGTCATGGTCGGCGACGGTTCCTACATGATGATGAATTCCGAGATCGCCACCTCGGTCATGCTCGGCCTCAAGCTCAACATCGTCTTGCTCGACAATCGCGGCTATGGCTGCATCAATCGGCTGCAGATGGGAACCGGCGGCGCCAACTTCAACAATCTGCTGAAGGACTCCTACCACGAGGTGATGCCGGAGATCGATTTCCGCGCGCATGCCGAAAGCATGGGCGCCATCGCCGTCAAGGTCGCCTCGATCGCCGAGCTGGAGCAGGCGATCGCCGACTCGAGGAAGAACGATCGCACCTCGGTCTTCGTTATCGACACCGATCCGCTTATTACCACGGAGGCCGGCGGCCACTGGTGGGATGTCGCGGTGCCGGAGGTCAGCCCGCGCGAAGAGGTCAACGAAGCGCGCAAGGGCTATGTCGAAGCACGCGCCGCCCAGCGTATCGGCTGA
- a CDS encoding PfkB domain protein (PFAM: PfkB domain protein~KEGG: rec:RHECIAT_CH0001441 5-dehydro-2-deoxygluconokinase protein (myo-inositol catabolism)), which yields MVQSNPDSQPEPALDVITIGRSSVDLYGQQIGSRLEDIGSFAKSVGGCPANIAIGTARLGLKSGLITRVGDEQMGRFIREQSAREGVATDGIITDKERLTALVLLAVEAEGVSPMIFYRSDCADMALDEGDIDENFIRSSRAVLVSGTHFSRPNTEAAQRKAIRIAKANGRKVIFDIDYRPNLWGLAGHAEGFERYVKSDRVSSKMKETLPDCDLIVGTEEEVLIASGADDVLGALKEIRRLSPATIVLKRGAMGCIVYDGPIADDLEAGIIGQGFPIEVFNVLGAGDAFMSGFLRGFLRDEPLKTCATWANACGAFAVSRLLCSPEYPTWAELDFFLTTGSKHRALRKDEAINHIHWASTRRGEIPLLMALAIDHRSQLVSVADELGVGHEKIVAFKRLAVAAAARVSNGRDGYGMLIDERFGRDAFFDAATKNFSWIGRPVELPGSKPLRFEFSQDIGSQLVEWPLNHCIKCLCFYHPDDPAELKTEQQEKLRTLFEASRKVGRELLVEIIAGKNGPLTDDTIATALEELYALGIKPDWWKLEPQASREAWKKIDAVIAKNDPWCRGIVLLGLEAPADELISCFEATLAAPSVKGFAVGRTIFADPARAWLSGEMNDEEAIADMAGRFRQLTEAWLKTRGHQ from the coding sequence ATGGTACAATCGAATCCGGATTCACAGCCGGAGCCGGCGCTTGATGTGATCACCATCGGCCGCTCTTCGGTCGATCTTTACGGCCAGCAGATCGGTTCGCGGCTGGAGGATATCGGCTCCTTCGCCAAGTCCGTCGGCGGCTGCCCCGCCAATATCGCCATCGGCACGGCGCGGCTCGGCCTCAAATCCGGCCTCATCACCCGCGTCGGCGACGAGCAGATGGGACGCTTCATCCGCGAGCAGTCGGCGCGCGAAGGTGTGGCCACTGACGGCATCATCACCGACAAGGAGCGGCTGACGGCGCTGGTGCTGCTTGCGGTCGAGGCCGAGGGCGTGTCGCCAATGATCTTCTATCGCTCGGACTGCGCCGACATGGCGCTCGATGAAGGCGATATCGACGAAAACTTCATCAGATCGTCGCGCGCCGTTCTCGTTTCCGGCACACATTTCTCACGGCCGAATACCGAAGCCGCGCAACGCAAGGCTATCCGCATCGCCAAGGCGAACGGCCGCAAGGTGATCTTCGACATCGATTACCGACCGAACCTCTGGGGCCTTGCCGGGCATGCGGAAGGCTTCGAGCGCTATGTGAAATCCGACCGAGTCTCCTCGAAGATGAAGGAGACGCTGCCCGACTGCGATCTCATCGTCGGCACCGAAGAAGAAGTCCTGATCGCGTCCGGCGCCGACGACGTGCTCGGCGCGCTGAAGGAGATTCGCCGCCTGTCGCCGGCGACGATCGTGCTCAAGCGCGGCGCCATGGGCTGCATCGTCTATGACGGGCCGATTGCCGACGATCTGGAAGCCGGCATCATCGGCCAGGGTTTCCCGATCGAAGTCTTCAACGTGCTCGGCGCCGGCGATGCCTTCATGTCGGGCTTCCTGCGCGGCTTCCTGCGCGACGAGCCGCTGAAGACCTGTGCGACCTGGGCCAATGCCTGCGGCGCCTTCGCTGTCTCCCGCCTGCTCTGCTCGCCGGAATATCCGACCTGGGCCGAACTCGACTTCTTCCTGACGACCGGAAGCAAACACCGGGCGCTGCGCAAGGACGAGGCGATCAACCATATCCACTGGGCATCGACCCGGCGCGGCGAAATCCCGCTTTTGATGGCGCTGGCGATCGACCACCGCTCGCAGCTCGTCAGCGTCGCCGATGAACTCGGCGTCGGCCACGAGAAGATCGTCGCCTTCAAGCGGCTGGCGGTCGCGGCGGCGGCGCGGGTTTCGAATGGCCGCGACGGCTACGGCATGCTGATCGACGAACGCTTCGGCCGCGACGCTTTCTTCGATGCGGCGACGAAGAATTTCTCCTGGATCGGCCGGCCGGTGGAATTGCCGGGCTCGAAGCCGCTGCGCTTCGAATTCAGCCAGGATATCGGCTCGCAGCTCGTCGAATGGCCGCTCAATCATTGCATCAAGTGCCTGTGTTTCTATCATCCTGATGATCCGGCTGAATTGAAGACGGAGCAGCAGGAGAAGCTGCGCACTCTGTTCGAGGCCTCCCGCAAGGTTGGCCGCGAGCTGCTGGTGGAGATCATCGCCGGCAAGAACGGCCCGCTGACCGACGATACCATCGCGACCGCGCTGGAGGAGCTCTATGCGCTCGGCATCAAGCCGGACTGGTGGAAGCTGGAGCCGCAAGCATCCCGTGAGGCCTGGAAAAAGATCGATGCGGTGATCGCCAAAAATGATCCATGGTGCCGCGGTATCGTGCTGCTGGGGCTCGAGGCGCCCGCCGACGAGCTGATCTCCTGCTTCGAGGCGACGCTGGCTGCCCCCTCCGTGAAGGGCTTCGCCGTCGGCCGGACGATCTTTGCCGATCCGGCGCGCGCCTGGCTTTCGGGCGAAATGAACGACGAGGAAGCGATCGCCGATATGGCCGGCCGCTTCCGGCAACTGACAGAGGCGTGGCTGAAGACCCGCGGACATCAGTAG
- a CDS encoding transcriptional regulator, RpiR family (PFAM: sugar isomerase (SIS)~KEGG: rec:RHECIAT_CH0001442 putative transcriptional regulator protein) — MDNDPQRHARVPRDFESLRSTIIERKASMPKRLAQVAAFALGNPDEIAFGTTASIAAASDVQPSTLVRLAHHLGYGGFSDLQSIFRERLRDRTLSYEERLVTLEQSSGDDEDANLLSGFIAAANQSVNRLAATVQSDTFTKAVNILANAETIYLIAKRRSYPLTAHMTYAFSKLNIRHQIVASPNGVDPEMVQFATPKDAAIAASFSPYAADSLSQSQELADRGVPVIAITDSAFSPLAACATHWFEVAEADFAGFRSLSASMALTMALPVAIAERRRKGQPSKPVKGKME; from the coding sequence ATGGATAACGATCCCCAGAGGCACGCGCGTGTACCGCGCGATTTCGAAAGCCTGCGCAGCACCATCATCGAGCGCAAGGCAAGCATGCCGAAGCGGCTGGCACAGGTCGCCGCCTTCGCGCTCGGCAATCCCGATGAGATCGCCTTCGGCACGACGGCGAGCATCGCGGCGGCCTCCGACGTCCAACCCTCGACGCTGGTGCGCTTGGCGCATCATCTGGGCTATGGAGGCTTTTCCGACCTGCAGAGCATCTTTCGCGAAAGATTGCGGGACCGGACGCTGAGCTACGAAGAGCGCCTCGTCACGCTGGAGCAATCGAGCGGCGACGATGAGGACGCCAATCTGCTCTCCGGCTTCATTGCCGCGGCAAATCAGTCGGTCAACCGGCTGGCCGCAACGGTGCAGAGCGATACTTTCACCAAAGCGGTGAATATCCTTGCCAACGCCGAGACGATCTACCTGATCGCCAAACGGCGCTCCTACCCGCTGACGGCGCACATGACCTACGCTTTTTCTAAGCTCAACATCCGCCACCAGATCGTCGCCTCGCCGAACGGCGTCGACCCTGAAATGGTGCAGTTCGCAACACCGAAGGATGCAGCGATCGCGGCGAGCTTCTCGCCCTATGCGGCCGACAGCCTCAGCCAGAGCCAGGAGCTTGCCGATCGCGGCGTCCCCGTCATTGCGATCACCGATTCGGCCTTCTCGCCGCTTGCCGCCTGCGCCACGCACTGGTTCGAGGTGGCGGAGGCCGATTTCGCCGGCTTCCGCTCGCTTTCGGCCTCGATGGCGCTCACCATGGCATTACCGGTTGCAATCGCTGAACGGCGGCGCAAGGGTCAGCCGTCAAAACCTGTAAAAGGCAAAATGGAATAA